The Hippoglossus hippoglossus isolate fHipHip1 chromosome 16, fHipHip1.pri, whole genome shotgun sequence genomic sequence CATAGAATTTATGAACATGTTTTGGTGAATAAAtgtgaagatgaagaaatgGCCATCTGGTGCTGCTATGATGAGaagaacaaacagatgaaaacattgaaataGTTGCTCGTATGTGTCCAAACACTGGAGATTATGACATTATGACATTATGAGATTTCTCATTAGGATTTAGTTTTtgatttcattaaataaaaccCATGGGACTCACACTGACAGTGATGATGCTACACATGAAATGTGACAGTTCCACCTCGGACGTTATGGTGTTTGGATGGTCTAGATGGAGTGGGGGATCGGTCTGGGCACTGCCCCCCTCGGTGGGTAAActccacacactgcagccattCAGTTGGCCCGGCTCGCTGGATAAAGTTAGGATTGTTTGTCAGTGGGCTGTAATGCCAGGAATGCTCAGTGCTggctccctctcccccctcccttgtgtgtgtgagtgtctctcACACTTTATTTTGccgctccagcagcagcagtttggatCTGTGGTGACACCCCCACGCTCCCTGAACTCCAAAGTGAAATAACAGATTCTATTTCTCTCCTGCAAGCTATTTTggtacgcacgcacgcacgcacgcgcacacaaacacaaacacacacacacacacacacacacacagtcatccaCCACCTCAAAtttcccctccctctgcctcccagcGCCCCAGCAGAGACTGTCCTGTCTATTCTGCTCTGGCGTTTTCGAGCATGTTCCATCCGGCCATCATGACATCACTTTCTAAATgggaacacacaaacattcacagctTGACTCTAACCAATATCCAGCTGCATGTGAGTCCTGCTGAGCTCCACTAACAGGCTGCGTTTCATGGGGTTTTAATAGAGATTAATGAGGTTCCATGTTAAACGAAATCAGAATCAGTCATTATAATATATGTATGAACATGACTTGGtctaataaatattttaataaataagaCATTTCTGACTAATTATTTTACTGTGTCATAGTTTAATCTGTTATAAGGCATTTTATATTATGAGTAATAATAAATCTTAATGTCTACGTACATCTGTGTTGTCACTTGTGTTTCCTGAAGAAACATCTTCTCAGGACAGTTTGAATGTTCACAAATAGAGCTTGATGTAAATCCCCCTAACCAGTCTAATTAGtacattcatccatccatccattatctgtaccacttatcctttgagggttgcaaggggagctggagccaatcccagttgacattgaGCAacaaccatacacacacatcaattaacctaaccccaataTGCATGTCTTtaaactgtgggaggaagccggagttCCCGgtgaaaacccacacagacacggggagaacatacaaactccacacgGAAAGATCCCAGCCGAACTAGATTCGATCAGGGAGCCATCTTGCTGGGATGCAACAGGACTAACTACATGGTACATATAGGCTGGTTGGAGATATAGAAAAGTCAAGCGTAGTTGAACCAAACTGAGAAATGACCAGAAGTCTTATCAGCTGGACTAATTGAGAACCTCAGTGTGAGTGTGCAGTGCAGGAAATATGCAAAGACATGAGTGATTGTAGCTGTCAAATGGACAGTGGAGATAGTGGAGTGCTCCCTTTGAAATGTAATGAAGTGCAACATGGAAATCATTAAGGTACAAGTCCCTCAGAATTGTATTTAAGTACAGGAGTAGACATACTGAGTTACATTTCCCAGGGATTGATGCACATGCAACATATTGTTTCTTTAACCCCACTAACAGCCACGCGTCCTCGTGTGGACTGGACGACCTCGCACTCAGTGGAAGAAAGCTTCAGCACAACCAGACCAACATTTATTACTTTGCTGCTGTCCAGATTTTCTGTCTGGTGAAAACATATCAAACGTTTTGGGGGGTTTCCATGTTTTCAGGTGGATTAATGGAGGAAGCTTTTTCTCTCGATGAGTTCATTTATATGCTCATAAAAACTCTCTGCATGTTGATTGGATGTTGTCAAAAAGTTTCTGCTTTTCGCTCACAGCAGATGATTTAAAGTCGTGAAACAACAGGGATGAAGTCGTCTTGTAAAGCATCAGCTTCCTTTTTCCATACTGAGGAGGGAACTGTGTGCTGGAGTTGTGTGCAGGAGACTTTCCCCCTGACGAAGACCTGCCGATGAACCTTTGGACATTTCTCAGCAGTGCTGCACCTCagcaacacagcaacacagagacaacaagCCACACATCTCCTCCAGATGAAACTGCGCTGTCAGCTTGATCTAATCATTGCAGTTAAAGTGAGACATGTGTTTCCCCTTTGCACCCTCAGGATGATGTCATATCCACACAGTCATGTGCTCCCAAAGTGCAGCTTAATTTAAAACATCTTCATATCCTTCAGACTCAGCTTTTGTGTGATCCCAGTCTTAAAGGTTTGTCTCACGTCAGGGAGACAACACTGAGAGAAAGTACTCGCACAAAACAGAGGCACATACATGCAGAGTGAGAAACTCCCTGTGGATAATGGGTAAGTGGGACATTATAATCGCTCCCTTGGGTAAATAAAGCCTTTTTCAGGAGAGGTAATAGCACAGACACCCGGCCAGGgtgagtttgatttgtgttgtggcaAAGAATTGTGAAATCTCTGTCATTACAGTGCATCTGTCCTGTCATCACTCTCCTTTCACACAGAACCTcagcccccacacacacacacacacacacacacacacacacacacacacgccaaatTAAACCCTAAATTAAATGTCTCAGAAATCTCACACTATATCATCTCTGGGAAAAAATATCTACTGCTGGCATCTAGTGAGGCAGTggatacaaattttaaaaaacatttaaaaaacacgcTACTTCTTCTGGCAAGACATTAATGACAGTCAAGCTGATCTGCAAGAAGAATTCACCTTGACCTGATCTCCTTCGAGCTGGAATGATGTTCCGATGTTAAATAATATGACTCTGTGCAGAAACAAAGAGTTGGTGATTATGATGTTTCCACAATGTTAGATTAAAATCTAGTCAGAATAGACCTCAAAACAAAGTATTTATCTAGGCAAGAATAAACTaagtggagtttttttttcaatttccttCACGTTGTGagatatttttcaacattttctctcgGGGAAAAATGGATCttactgtaaagaaaaaaagatctatGAGTTTTTACAAATAGTTGCAGATCCAGATAATAATTTGATATAATCTGGATCTGTTGGAAGAAATTATTCAATCTGCGATACACGAACAGTTGTGCTCATCATGTGCCCAGCAGCATTGAAGAACGAGTGCCTGAATGAATACATGAGCATTTCATTCAACACACAACTCGTAAAATTACACAATTACAGCTGTGGTTAGCAACTAGCAAATAAATCATGTGTGTTATCAGACTACttccttttattttacaatctCTTATTGAAAGCCACACGGATGTGTGAGATTGCTATTGTTTTCTGTAATGGGCTCACTTTCCTCAGGATATAGCCCTGGTTGCACAGGATTTAAAGGTGCATATTGCATATATACATTTCACACAGGGCAATAGGCGAGCGGTCAATGGAACCTTTGTGCCCCAGAGCCCCCAACACAGGATTATGTGTCATATGTGTAAGAGTATataacaaaaagtaaaaatcaTTTCACATTATAAACACGATAAGGTCTAGATTTCTTTGTCTTGGCTCCAGTGCTTTGACTGCTGCCAGTAAAGTCACTCCACAACCCTGCGTTTAGCAGATTTCTgcaaagatatatatatatatatatatatatatatatatatatatatatatatatatatatatatatatatatatatatatatatatatatatatatatacacatatatatacacatatatatatatatatatatatacacctcaGTAATTCCACATTTCTGACGGCCATATTTCAACATCTGACTATTCTAAAATCTACTCAGTGTGGAGAAGGAATGAAGGGGTGTGActcaaatcttaaaataaactgttttagGTTGGTGGATGCAAATGTTGGCTCAATTGTGACTAGCGTGAAGATCCCAAAATCTGCTAATAATCTATACAATCTGTATCGTTTCCACCATCTCCGTCTTTGAACCAGCTTTACCAGCCTTCCTCGTGCCTGTGAAGATTTTTGATTTTGACTCAGACAAAATGACATGGATATGGTATCAGTCAAGCAAACAGGGCTGGGTTTCCAGTGGTAACATGGGTGGGAGAACAGGCCAGCCTTTGTTAAAAAGCTTTAGTATcacggaggagagagaggccaTTGTGCTTTAGAAAAGCCTCCTTATGGTTCATGTCCTCAGATTGTAATGGATCCTCAGCCCCAGTTTAACAAGTGCAACTCACTCCTGCCGACAGTATATGCATTTCAATTGGCCTGCTTGCTAGAAATGAGCCGCCCTGTCGTCGTCAGCTTATGGGGCAACAAACAATCCCCCATCCATTCTTCGAGCCAAAGGAGGATAAAAGTCTGAGTCATTCTGTGAACTGAAATAATCTCGTTTATGACGACAATGTGAGATTTTACAGCTCGACTGTGTGAATATTGAAGCAGTTCAGATAGAGATCAAACTGCAGTCCTCAGAGCCAAACATTCAAATGTCAGCAGGGTTGAAATCAAATAAccacaatacaaaaacaactggagttttatctttttttttaatctcacaaAAATGCTTCTGTttctgaaaagagaaacagagtaATCTAGAAAACACTGAATGCACAGTTCTGactttacagatgtttttagaACATTTCATGGTTCATTTTAGGCACTTGGAATCATAACAACATTCCctttctgaaaaacaaatacatcttTGGTCCGgtatgtaatttaaaaaaaaaacataaagccAGCGTATGAAAATAACACCAGCTTCAAAGTTTGTTTcctcaaaaatgtatttctgacaTACACGATATAAAGCTTCATAAAGACCTTTTTTAATACTTAAATAAGATATTGTCACTACATCTCAGAAATGACCAGCAATCTTACAGatgttttgcaagaaaaaaagtgagaaaagttAATGCATCGGCTCAATCGGATGTACAGCAGTACAAGATTGTTTTAGTTAAGTCACATTTGGCAAACATGGGTTTCCTTTTTATGGATTTTCAGTCCACTTCCTTGTAGAGGGATGGAGACACATCCACCTCTGTCCGTCTCACAGCCAGTTCAGCTACAGGGCAGCCACGTCTGATATGAATTACTGCAATGGGAGACCTGCGGCGGCTGCACGTGTGCAATATAGTAATTACTGAAGTTGATGTCCTGTACGTATGGAGCTGGCTGGTAGTAACACGTCACATTCGTCACAGTGGGGATGGCGTTCTGCTCAGCCAGCACCCTCAGCGCCAGCATGGAGATCAGGCTGAGCGTCTGGCGCCGCTCGTGGCCCATCAGACACACGGTGCTCTCGTTCACCACTTGGTGCAGCGTCGTCAGACACTCGTACCGTTTGTGCTCGATCCCAGCAAAGTGGTTCTGCAGGTAggcctccagcttcctctgctgctcgCCTATGTCGGAGAAGTCAATGAAGAAGCGTGAGCACATGTAGCGCTGCATATGCTTCATGTCCGCCTCTGAGGCGGGTCTGAAACCTTgcaccagcaggtggcagtacTTCAGTAAACCGCCACCCCTGATTTCTTCAGGGTTGCGTGTAGCTATGGTCCTCTGACACAGGTGGTCCATGGCCTCCTTGAAGTCCCCGTACACGCTCTCCCCGATCACAGTGGGGTGAAAGCTCTCAGACATGGGCGTTTCCGAGCAGCGGTCAAACAAGAGCAGAGAATCAAGGCAAATCTGGAAGGAGTCCACACTGAATTCAAACTGCCGCCGCAAAGAGTCCACAAATTTAAGCTCCACATTCTTGCCCGTGTTGTTGGACAGAGAGATGAGGCTCCAGCGGTCCGTGTCATTACAGACTTTCACCAGTTTCTGTACGTAGGCCTCTTTGAGGGTCAGTGCCGAGATGCGTTCCTTACAGACCCCAGCTGGCAAGAAGTCCAACAGACAGTCCAGCACGACGTCCTTCACCAGACGGAAGGCCTGGTCGTCTTTCAGTGACACACCAAAGATCAGGTCGAGGTCTTTGTAGCCCAGGCCGGTGTCCTGATGGAGCACGTAGCTGGCGGCAGATCCGTTCAGCCTCACGtctttgacacacacacctctctcctccagcctcgCCCGCACAACCTGGACAGgaacaacacagaaatacaactGTATGATTAAAACTGGCCTTGTATTTTCAGAAATCTTACAAACTACAACGAATCAAGTTAAACTCTTGAAATGTGTCAAAATAACCAAGGCAATGGAAGTAGGGGTGCTGAAGGGGATGCAGCACTCCTATTGGCAACAGGCTGTAACGCAAAAAAAGTTGACTAAACAAATCAaacgacaaaaaaaacaaaaaaaaactcaattttAGATCTACATTTTGACAAAGTAGAACtaatatttcaaattttatattattttttaagaatatttgatttcattttactGGTATTTTCTGTGCAACCTTTCTCATCCACAAACATCAAATGCGATGTAAATATTGTTAAGCATGAACTGAAGAGATTTCAGTGGTGGTAATACTGGGTTAGATATGTCTTAAAAACAAATCGGATTCTTTCAACTGCACTTAGGCCATTTTTTCTGCCTGTCATAGTGGAAAATGTTCTAAAACCGGATAAAATCACGAATTTTGCTGCAACAGGGCAGCTGCAGCCCAAATCTAAATAAATTCCAGCGTCCTTGCAAATATCCTCCACATGGGCCAAGTGAAAATCAACTTGTTTGCGAGAGCGAAGTCAATTTCATCACCTAAAGAGGCCACACAAAGAGAAGGGGCCGAGCTGGAGAGTCTGTGCTCCAGGTCCACCTCCCTCTGGGTCAGATCGTTTGATTTTACGATAGAAAACGGTTATAAAGATTTATAATCTTGAACTGCAACCGCGAGTTAGTGAGCACCAGTGGGTTTGAAGAGCAGCGtccaaagaaaacaacttcagcTTCAGGCCAAATGTCACAAAGTCAGGTTATTGAGGAGCAGcgtttccctccctctgttcctgTGAGGTGTATAAACGAGGGAGTCCCACCTCGGTGCGGGAACAGGATGATCGCTGCTAACAAAACATGAACGGAAAACATGTCAGAGGCCCTTAAGTGAGACATCAAATGTAGATTTTGAAAAGTTGCTTGAGGGGAAATGACCCTGCTGCATACTCAAgtcacagctgcagcttcaccgtTACATCTGGCCAGCTGTTTGAGACGTTTTCTCATATCAGTTCCACAGCAGGAAGACTTGATGCAAGCCCTGATTTGTGTCAGCAGACTGTAACAACAACTGCAGACACTTCCAAATGTTAAACCCGCAGCACTAATTGCTTGTTACTGGCAACGCAATCCTAAATCTCCCCGACTGGCACTAACCCGTCAGATTAGAGCGATCTGTTAACGCTCTCTCCCATGGTGATCAGATAACAAGCTGGCTCTATTTATACATACTGGGTCAGGCTAGTGACAAGAAAACATATGAAGGCAAGTCAGGACGACCAAAGATCATAATAATAGCATAACTTTCATTCAGCCGTAGGTCGGTACAAATTCCAATCAGGTGCAATTATGTGGGTTGGTTTTTTTCCTACTTCTGTGGTTGATACGTCAGAGTGAAATTCAGCCTCAGGCCTACTCTTAGCACCTGTAGTCTGACTACAGGTTGTCAAATGGAATCATACACAGGAGTGGGGGGTTGAGCACAGGCTTTACATTAGATCCTACAGGCAACACGGCTCCTGTCTAATCAAGTCTGTCTaacgatttatttatttattttttgaaaaataaaataaaaaaaaaaacttgtgctTGGTTCCTCATACTGGAGTTGTGAAGCAGTTAAAAACAGATGGTGTAATTATCTAAACTTCTTTGGACTCTCACTCCTGGTGATGCTACGTGAGGGCCTCTTTATGGGACAAAGGCCaactctctcattcacacccCCTTTGAGTCAACTGCATGATTAAAAACctattaaatacacattaactgCAGGAAATAGTCTCCGTCTGGCTCGTCACGCCAGGAGATTTACCGTTGATGGATGTTTTTGGCAGGTTTtggcaaaataaaatgacatggGCTTTCCACAGATCCAGGGGCAACATGAGAGTCCCCACATGTGGGGGCTCAAACCTGTATTTAAGCCTCCTGAACGCTCAATGGAGCATTCATCTTTCCACAACCGCAAGCATGGAGCTCTGGTGGTGCCCATGCTGAATATGCCGATGCGtaaatgaaatggaaaacaagGATTATGCATCAGGTAACGAGAGACATGATTTTGTTAGGGACCGGCCGCATGTTCAATGTGGAATCCTATACCAGAGCATTTACCACTTATTAAATGCACAGGCAGCCACCGCACCGTGTGGAGACACCAGCGAGGGAGGGGAAATGTGATCCGGCCACAGTGAATGAGATGCTGGAAATGTGGAGGGGACTTAAGCATATGTCTGCTTCATGGATTTTAAAACAGGGGAGAGTTGAGGGCTGATCCACTCTATCCAATACATTCCTTCAATCCTTTATTATCATCATGCACAGGAAATTAAGTGTCCCAGTGGTACAATTAGTCACATAACTCACAGATGGACACATTAGtctaataattaaaaatgaatacaaaaaaaaaaaaaaaaaagacagatttttcatTTGTGACAAATCCACATGATGCTCTTTCATTTCCATTATTCCACCTGCTGGATGCAAGTGGCATTAAAGTAGTGTCACCAACAGGAAAGACATCAAGGAGGCACAATTTGCCTGAGATAGAATAATCtttggaattaaaaaaacacaaaataaaagcactatCAAGGAAaatagatcagttaaaaagtaAGTTTCCcttaaaaaagaataaacagaaaacaaaaaaaaatctgtcatagaaacacaattaaacccagggggggggggggggggggtagaaatCTATCATTACCTTTCAAAGAGATAATTAAAGATTCTGGAGGAGTGTCCAGTTAATTCCAGAcaaatgcaatttttttaaaaagtttattttaaatgtttcagtttaaatatttaattcctCAGGTTGTTATCACAGTGTGAGAATAAATGGTCCACAGGTTGCTCAGGATTCGCGACCTGCCCACATGCTGCAGGTGTAATATTAGCCTTTTGCTACGTCACAAAGTCTTAAAGAAATGATTTTCATACTCTAATTTAAATCAACAGACTACTGAGATGGTAAATGTGCCTCGTGCACAAGTGCGTccatgcaggtgtgtgtgtggggtgggggctCGTACCTGCACGATCTGGCGGGGCTGCACGGACAGCGTGGGGAAGTTTCCTCGGCCGTGGATGGGCACAGCTTCCCCGAGGATCGAGTCCAGGCGCTGCACTTGATCCCAAGACAGCACGCAGAACCTCCGACTCACATCCGAAACATCTCCGCACGACATGGCGAAGTTCACTATCAGACCCTCCCCCccaaataaagagaaataaagtgatCGGGCAGAAAGTGCTGCAgattctgtcttcttcttcttcttcttcttcttatcttCGAATACAGGCCAGAGGTTTATTCCCCGTGGATCAGTCCTGGTTGCAGAGTTGGAGGAAAGTTCAGGATCAAGTGGTGCAGGGTCGCTGGGTTCTGGATCGGCCTCTTCCTCCGGTGTGCGCGGCTGAAATCCGGTCAGTCTGAAAAGGAGCGATTCATAAGGAAGGTCCGCAGGGTTTAAAGCCACCTCATTAGCATGggccctgtgattggctgctgtgtTTGGTCATTGATTATGGACGCCCCGTCTGCAgggaacaccccccccccccccccccccccctctgtgacGCACACGTAACTGACCCCGCCCCCTCTGCTGCTGACAGGGTCTTCCCTCAAACAAGATCATGATCTCAAATGCAGCAAAAACAGGAATATTATAGTAAtaagttctatatatatatttaggtcatttatatatataaaagtatacAGTAAAAATGGATTGCAGAGGTCACATTTTAGCCGCGCAAACCCAACATCCACTCATTCCCATTATGTATTTCTGCAAGCTCGTGTTTATTCGCTCGTGCGAATGTGAACTGGTTCGATGATGCCCAGTgagtatttctttatttgccCAGGGAATGTTTGCTGAACATGCAGGATGTTTTTGTAGCAACGCCCTGCTTTCAGC encodes the following:
- the tent5ba gene encoding terminal nucleotidyltransferase 5ba, giving the protein MSCGDVSDVSRRFCVLSWDQVQRLDSILGEAVPIHGRGNFPTLSVQPRQIVQVVRARLEERGVCVKDVRLNGSAASYVLHQDTGLGYKDLDLIFGVSLKDDQAFRLVKDVVLDCLLDFLPAGVCKERISALTLKEAYVQKLVKVCNDTDRWSLISLSNNTGKNVELKFVDSLRRQFEFSVDSFQICLDSLLLFDRCSETPMSESFHPTVIGESVYGDFKEAMDHLCQRTIATRNPEEIRGGGLLKYCHLLVQGFRPASEADMKHMQRYMCSRFFIDFSDIGEQQRKLEAYLQNHFAGIEHKRYECLTTLHQVVNESTVCLMGHERRQTLSLISMLALRVLAEQNAIPTVTNVTCYYQPAPYVQDINFSNYYIAHVQPPQVSHCSNSYQTWLPCS